From Solibaculum mannosilyticum:
TATAAGAACAAGGACCGCGCCATGAAGATCCTTCGCGCCCGTCTGTTGGAGGGGGAGAGGGAGAAACAGGAGAGCGCCATCGCCGCCGAACGCAAGGCGCAGGTGGGCACCGGCGACCGTTCGGAACGCATCCGGACATATAATTATCCTCAAAGCCGTGTCACCGACCATCGCATCGGCCTGACCCTCTATCGGTTGGAAGCGGTTCTCAACGGCGACTTGGATGAGATTATCGACGCCCTCATCACCGCCGACCGGGCGGAGAAGCTTAAAGCGTCGGATCAAGAATAGACTTTAATCCCAGAAAGTAGCGGATGTTATGCATAAAACAGAGCATTTAACCATAGAAAAACCGGACGTGCAGGACAGCGGCATCCAACGTGCCGCCGCCATCCTGCGGGACGGAGGGTTGGTGGCCATCCCCACCGAGACGGTGTATGGCCTGGCGGCCGATGCCCTCAATCCCCAGGCGGTGGGACGCATCTTTGAAGCAAAGGGACGTCCTTCTGACAATCCGCTCATCGTTCACATCGCTCACCTGGAGCATATCACAAATGTGGCGCGTACCGTGCCGGAATCGGCCGATAAACTGGCAAAAGCTTTCTGGCCCGGGCCGCTGACCATGGTGCTCCCCAAAGCGAGCGGCATTCCGGACAAGACGTCGGGAGGGCTGGATACGGTAGGAATTCGGCTGCCCTCGCATCCCGTAGCTCGGGCGGTTATCGAGGCGGCAGGTGTGCCGTTGGCGGCGCCGTCGGCCAACCTATCCGGATCCCCCAGCCCCACCACTGCCAGCCATGTTCTGGCCGATATGGAGGGGCGCATCGAGGCGGTGCTGGACGGCGGCCCCTGCGGCGTTGGGGTAGAATCGACGGTGCTGTCTTTGGCGGGGAAACGTCCTCTTTTGCTCCGTCCCGGAGGGGTGACGCCGGAACAGATTGAGTCGGTCATCGGCCCCATCGACATCCATCCGGCGGTGTATCATGCGCTGGAACAGGGCCAAAAGGCGGAATCTCCCGGCATGAAGTACAAGCACTACGCTCCACATACCAAGGTGATGGTGGTCAAGGGAGACGGTCAAAGCTTTGCCCGATACGTCAACAGTCAGATAGGAAAGGTAGGGGCCTTGTGTTTTGACGAGGATCTGCCCCATCTTCATGTGCCGGCGGTGTCCTATGGGCACATGGGCCAGCCGGACACCCAGGCCCAGGGGCTGTTCGATGCCCTGCGGCGCTTGGATGGTTTGGATGCCGACGTGGTGTACGCCCGCTATCCTGATGTGGACGGCATGGGCCTTGCAGTATACAATCGGCTCATGCGGGCGGCGGCTTTTGAGGTGATCGAACTGTGAACCACGTGATTCTAGGGCTGACCGGTCCCACAGGATCGGGAAAAAGCACCATAGCGTCCATGCTGCGGCAAAGAGGCTTTGCCGTAGTGGATGCCGACCAGGTGGCCCGGGAGGTTATGGAACCGGGATCCCCGGTGCTTGTGCGGTTGCAGGATGTGTTCGGTCGGGACGTCCTGGAGAAAGACGGCTCCTTAAATAGAAAGAAATTGGCGGCTCGGGCGTTTGCTTCGCCCCAGTCTACCAAGATTCTTAACGACATCACCCATTCGGCCATCCTGGAGGAGATGGAGCGGCATCTTGCTTCTCTCCAGGAGGAGGGGGAGCGCCGCATCCTGCTGGATGTGCCGCTGCTATTTGAGAGCGGGTCGGATAAGATGTGCCATATGACGGCGGCTGTACTGGCGCCCAAGGAGACGCGTCTTGCGCGCATCATAGAGCGTGACGGTTTAACACGATCGGAGGCGCTTCATCGGATGGGCATCCAGCCGGAGGATGATTTCTATAGGAAGCGTGCTGACATCCTTTTGACCAATCAAGGGGATGCCAAAGAGTTAGAAATTCAAGTGGATGCTCTGTGCCGTCAGGTGGAAAGGAGACTTGTGGATTGAAAGGTTTTTTTGCATGGATTGGGACTCTATTGGTGCTGGCTGTCAGCGTGACGGGGCTTTGGTGGGCCAACGTGGATTTTACCAAAAAAGCCTATCCCACCCCTTACGCCGATCTTGTAAAGCAGTCGGCCCAGCAAGCCGATCTGGACGAAGCTTTTGTCTACTCGGTCATGCGGACCGAAAGCCATTTCCGTCCGGAAATCGAGTCCTATGCAAACGCCATCGGCCTGATGCAGCTCACGCCGGATACCTTTGATTGGGTGCGGTATGTGCTGGGGTCCGAGGAGGATTTGTCGGCTGAGGATCTAAAGACGCCACAGGTCAATGTTTATTATGGATGCCAGCTCCTGCGCATCCTTTTGGACGAATTTGAGAAGCCTGAGGTAGCTTTGGCCGCGTATCATGCCGGCCGGGGCAACGTCAACAAGTGGCTCCAGGACCCAGCCTATTCATCCGACGGCAAAACCTTAGAAACCATCCCCATTGAAGATACCAGGAATTATGTGGATAAAGTGATGCATACTTACAATATATATACCCATTTGTACCATTGGGAGTAAACCATATCAATTGACACAAGGAGGTCTTTTTTATGAGCGAACAAACCAAAACCCAAGCCCAGCTGCTCCAGGAGAAGCTGGCTTTAAAGCGTAAGAATCTGGGTCAGGAACTGCCTGATTCCACCATCGGTGAGGCCGATGCCTATTGCGAACAGTACAAGTGCTTTTTGGACAACGCCAAAACCGAACGGGAAGCCGTGGATACCATCGAGCAGATGGCGAAGGACAAAGGGTTCGTCCTTTACGAGCAGGGAAAACAGTATCAGCCCGGCGACCGTGTGTACTATATCAATCGTCGTAAAGCCGTCATTCTGGCGGTGATGGGAAAACGCTCTTTGGCGGAGGGCGTGCGTATCGCCGCGGCCCATATTGATTCCCCCCGCCTGGATCTCAAGCCCCAGCCTCTGTATGAGGACGGCGAGATGGCCCTCTTTAAGACCCATTATTACGGCGGCATCAAAAAGTACCAGTGGACGGCCATGCCGCTGTCCCTCCACGGCCGGGTCGTGCTGGGGGACGGCACATTTGTGGATGTAAAGCTGGGCGAGGATGAAGGGGATCCTGTATTCTGCGTCACCGACCTGCTGCCCCATCTGGCCAACGAACAGATGAAGCGCACGTTGAACGAAGGCATCAAGGGTGAGGAACTCAATATCTTAGTGGGATCCCGCCCCTTTAAGGATGATAAGGCGTCTGAACTGTGCAAGCTCAATATCCTGCGTCTGCTCCATGAAAAGTACGGCATGACCGAAGCCGACTTCCTGTCGGCCGAATTGGAACTGGTTCCCACGTACAAAGCCAAAGATGTGGGCTTTGACCGCAGTTTGATCGGCTCCTACGGCCAGGACGACCGTGTGTGCGCCTACACCGCCCTCACTGCTACTCTGGAATGCAAAGACCCGGAGCACACCGCCGTCACGGTACTGACCGACAAAGAGGAAATCGGTTCGGACGGCAACACCGGCCTCAATTCCGCCTATCTACAGTATTTTATCCAGTCTTTGGCGGACGCCGAAGGCGTGCCCTACTATCAGGTGCTGAGCCATTCCCAGTGCCTGTCGGCCGATGTCAACGCCGCCTTCGATCCCACTTGGCCGGACGTCATGGATCCCCGCAACTGCGCCAGGATCAATTACGGCGTGGTGGTTACAAAATACACCGGCGCCCGCGGCAAATCCGGGACATCCGACGCTTCGGCAGAATTCGTCGGCCAGATACGCCGTCTGTTTGATGAGAAGGGCGTCAAGTGGCAGATCGGCGAACTGGGCAAGGTGGACGCCGGCGGCGGCGGGACGGTCGCCATGTTCATCGCAGCCCTCAACGTGGACGTTGTGGATGTGGGCGTACCGGTCCTGTCCATGCATGCGCCTTTTGAGGTGGTGTCGAAAATCGACGTCTATATGGCCCACAATGCATTCAGCGCCTTTTTTGCCGACGGACAATAAGCTTTCTTGACGGATGAGGGGGAAAAGTGACGCTTTCCCCCTTGCAATTGGGAATATTACGTGGTATAATAATTCGGCAAAATACCAGAACACACGCAGGGCTGTTTGACGCGCTGGTGCCTTCCGTCCGGGAGGTGCGCGGCAGTGGAGAGGCCTTGCGGAGGTAACAACCAAAGGAGGATTTTATCAATGGCAGTTGTATCCATGAAACAGCTTCTCGAAGCAGGTGTCCACTTCGGCCACCAGACCCGTCGTTGGAACCCCAAAATGGCTCCCTACATCTTCACCGAACGCAACGGTATCTACATCATCGATTTGCAGAAGACCGTCCGCAAGCTGGAGGAAGCCTATATGTTCGTCCGCGAGCTGGCTGAAAACGGTGAAACCATCCTGTTTGTCGGCACCAAGAAGCAGGCTCAGGAATCCATCCGCGACGAAGCTCTGCGTGCCGGCGTTCACTATGTTAACGCCCGTTGGCTGGGCGGCATGCTCACCAACTTCCGCACCATCCGTCAGCGCATCGATCGTCTGACCCAGCTGCGCCGCATGGAAGAGGACGGCACCTTTGATGCCCTTCCCAAAAAGGAAGTCATTAAACTCAACCTGGAAATTGAACGTCTGGAGAAATTCCTCGGCGGCATTAAGGAAATGAAGAAGCTGCCCGGCGCTCTGTTTGTGGTTGATCCCAGAAAAGAGAAAATTGCTGTTGCAGAAGCTAAAAAATTGGGTATCCCGGTGGTCGCGATTGTCGATACCAACTGCGATCCCGATGAGATCGATTATGTTATCCCCGGCAATGACGACGCAATCCGCGCTGTCAAGCTGATCTCCGCCACCATGGCCAATGCTTACCTGGAGGGCAAGCAGGGCGAACAGGATGCGGCAGAAGAGGCTCAGTCTGAGGAACAAGCTCCCGCTGCGGAATAAGATTTGTAGGTGAAATGCCCGCGCCTTCAAAAGCACGGGCATTTTTTTAGAAACTATACTGATACAGGATATGGAGGAATAGAAGTATGGCTTTTACTGCCAAGGATGTAGCCGCTCTGCGTGAGAAGACCGGCTGTGGTATGATGGACTGCAAAAAGGCACTGACCGCTTCCGAAGGTGATATGGAGAAGGCTCTCGAATTCCTGCGTGAGAAGGGCTTGGCCGCTGCCGCTAAGAAATCGGGCCGTATTGCTGCAGAAGGCATTGTGTATGCCACTGTAGATCAGTCCAAAAAGGCCGGTGTCGTGATTGAAGTAAACTCCGAGACCGACTTTGTTGGCAAGAATGCTGAATTCCAGGCTTTCGTCGCCAAATTGGCTGAGACTGTTATCGATCAGAACCCCGCTGATGTAGATGCTCTGACCGCAATGAAGCCCGCTGGCTCCGATGAGACGGTGGAAGAGATGCTGCGTGAGAAGATCCTGACCATCGGTGAGAACATCAAGATCCGCCGTTTTGCCCGTCAGGAAGGCAATGTCGCCACTTATATCCATGGCGGTGGCCGTATCGGCGTTATGGTTAATTTTGAGGCTCAGAATGTAGACACTTCTGATGAGAAGTTTGCCGAGATGGCAAAGGATGTCTGCATGCAGATCGCCGCTCTGAATGCCGCTTACATTGACCGCGATGCAGTGTCTCCCGAAGTCATTGAGAAAGAGCGCGAGATCCTCATCGCTCAGATTAAGAACGATGAGAAAAATGCCAAGAAGCCTGAAAACATCATCAAGAAGATGGTCGACGGCCGCATTGGCAAGTTCTATGAGAACAACTGCTTGGTCGATCAGGCTTTTGTTAAGGACAGCGCTATGACTGTTGGCCAGTACATTGACAAAGTCGCCAAGGAATTGGGCGGTGTGATTAAGGTCAAGGAAATGGTCCGTTTTGAGAAGGGCGAAGGCCTTCAGAAACGTGAAGATAATTTTGCTGACGAAGTCGCCAGCATGATGAAATAAGGCTATCGGACAGAATCGGAAAAGATAAAAAAGGGGATCTATCTCTACGTTGGGATAGATCCCTTTTTTGTTATTAAGATCTGTTTGGAGAAGGGTTGGGAACGGATGAAGTTTGTCATCTGACATGGAGGGAAATACAAGGCTTCAATGGAAGAGAATCAGATGCAGAAGGAAAAATTATAGAGACCGGTTTTGGTTTGTGGTCTTTACAGAGTTGGTGGAATATAGTAAAATAGGATAAAATCAAGTGTAAGGGATGTTAGACGGATGAAACCGATTTATAAAAGGATTTTGTTAAAGCTCAGCGGCGAAGCCTTAGCTGGCCAGCAGAAAATGGGTTTGGACTATGATGTGGTCTTAGACATCTGCAAAGCGGTCAAAGAGATCGCCGATATGGGTGTGGAAGTTGGTATCGTCGTGGGAGGCGGAAACTTCTGGAGAGGCCGCAGCAGTGGGAAAATGGACCGTACCCGTGCCGATCATATGGGTATGTTGGCCACTGCCATCAATGCGTTGGGTCTGGCCGATGCGTTGGAGCAACTGGGCGTGGATGTAAGAGTCCAGACCGCCATCAGCATGCAGCAGGTAGCGGAACCTTATATCCGTAACCGTGCTGTACGTCACCTGGAAAAGGGGCGTGTGGTCATTTTCGGATGCGGGACCGGCAACCCGTTTTTCTCCACCGATACAGCCGCCGCCTTGCGGGCAGCTGAAATCGATGCTGACGTCATTCTCAAGGCCACCAATGTGGACGGCGTATACGACAGCGATCCTAGAGACAATCCTGATGCCCAGAAGTTCGACACATTGACCTATCTGGATGTTTTAAACAAAGAGCTTCAGGTAATGGATAGTACAGCGGCATCTTTGTGCAAGGACAACAGCATCCCAATCCTGGTATTTAATTTGGATAATCCTGAAAATATCGTCTCTGTAGTAACGGGACAAAATCTGGGAACAATTGTGAAGGAGGACTAGACCATGCAGGAAGCTATGAAGGAAGTTTTTGACAAAGTAAAACATAAGATGGACAAAACCGTCCAGAATTTTGTAGGTGAATTGGCAGCTCAGCGAGTTGGCCGTGCCAATCCCAGCGTGCTGGACAAAATCTCGGTGGATTATTACGGCGCCCCTACGCCCATCAATCAGATGGCGGCTGTATCGGTAGTAGAAGCCCGGATTCTGATGATCCAGCCGTGGGATGTCTCCAGTCTCCGCGCCATTGAAAAGGCAATCCAGACATCTGACCTAGGTATCAATCCCCAGAACGACGGCAAGGTGATCCGCCTGACCTTCCCGCCCATGACAGAAGAACGCCGCCGTGAAGTGGTGAAGGAAGTATCCAAACTGGCTGAAGATTCCAAGGTAGCCATCCGTTCCATCCGCCGCGACGCCATTGAGAAGCTTAAGGCTCTGCAGAAGAATGCTGAAATTACAGAGGATGATCTGAAACACGGTGAAAAGAAGATTCAGGATTTGACCGACAGTTTCTGTAAGGAGATCGCCGAGTTGGCTGAGAAAAAGAACAAAGAGATTATGGAAATCTAACATCCCAGGAAACGATAGGGAGAAGGGGACGGTGGTGAGGCCAATTGGCGAACCGCCCAGTCCCCTTTTTTGGTAAAATACGTGAATGGGATGGTTGGGGGATCTATGTTATTTCAAAAACGCAAGGCCCGTCCGGAAGAACAAGGGGGATTGCCGCGCCATATCGGCATCATCATGGATGGAAATGGACGGTGGGCAAAAAAGCGAGGCCTTCCCCGGATGGCGGGACATCGTGCCGGCGCGCAGGTATTTCGGAAAATCGCCCGGTACTGCAATCAAATCGGCATCCAATGTTTGACGGTGTATGCCTTTTCCACAGAAAATTGGAAGCGTCCTAAAGAGGAAGTGGACTCTATCATGGAACTCTTCCGGCAGTATCTGCGGGAGGCGCTGGAGGACTTTAAGGATGAAAATATCGTCACCCGCTTCATCGGGGATCGGTCGGTGTTGGCGCCGGATCTGATCCAGCTGATGGCCGAAGCGGAGGAGGCGTCGGCCAACAAGACCGGGATGATTTTAAACATCGCCATCAATTACGGCGGACGGCAGGAGATCGTCTATGCCGCCAGGAGATTGGCCCAGCAGTGTTTGGAGGGAAAGTGTTCCCCTGACGACATCACGGAACAGGCAATCGATGAGCAGATGGATACTGCCGGGCAGCCTGATCCGGATCTCATCATCCGTCCCAGCGGCGAGATGCGTACTTCCAATTTTCTGTTGTGGCAGTCGGCCTATTCGGAGTATTTGTTTGACCACATCCTGTGGCCGGATTTTAAGACATCCCATATCGATCAGGCCATTGAGGAATACCGCCGCCGGAACCGTCGATTTGGCGGCGTATAGCCATACCATCGTACACGAGAAGACGACGGAAAACTGTTTTACCCGCGAAGGGGATTATGATCCGGCCGGCGCGCCGTTTTGTGTTTAATAGGAGGGGCCATAATGAAGAATCGAATTATGACCGGGGTGCTTTTTGCGGTGTTGCTGGTGGCGGTGATGTTCGCGCACCAGACGGTTGTGTTGAATATTGTGGTGGCGGCGGTATCCCTGGTGGCGGTGTACGAGGGACTCCGTGCCACAGGTTTTGAAAAGAACAAACCTTTGACGGCGTTGTGCATCGTCTTTTGCGTGGTGACAGCCTTCCTGTCTGACCTTGCCCAGTTTAAAGGGGTCAACAGCGTGGTGTTTGTTTTTGTGGTCCTGTTTTTCCTGGCGGCCATGTACCGTCATGATGAACAGCCACTGGAACGCATTGGCCTTGCATTTGTCATTGCTTTGATCGTACCGCTTGGATTATCGTGCATGGTGTTCATGCGGGGCATTACCGGACAAAATGTGCCGTTTTACATCATGCTGACCATTATCGGATCTTGGGTGACCGACATCGGGGCCTATTTTACCGGTACATTTTTTGGCAAACACAAGATGGCTCCCAAGATCAGCCCGAAGAAAACGGTAGAAGGGCTCTTTGGGGGACTAGTGCTGTGTATTGCATGTTTTGCCCTATGGGGCTGGCTTTACCAGACCCTCTTTTTACAGGATGGGGGTACGGTACAATTCCTGCCGCTGATGCTTTTATCCATCCCAGCGTCTTTGGTAGGGGTCGTAGGGGATCTCACCTTTTCCCTCATCAAACGGGCATGCGGTGTCAAGGATTTCAGCAATCTCCTGCCCGGTCACGGCGGCATGCTGGACCGGTTCGACAGTACGATTTTTGTTGCCCCATTTTTATATTTAGCAATTCAAGTTGTCCCGATTATAACCTAGGAATCGGGGGAATATAACTATATTAGCGGCGGTGGGAAGTATGAGACGGATTTCAATTTTAGGATCAACCGGGTCCATTGGGACGCAGGCTTTGGATGTAGTGGATGGGCTGGATGTCCAGGTTGCGGCTCTGGCGGCCCATCACAATGTGAAGATGCTGGAGGAACAGATCCGGAAATACAATCCCCAGCTCGCGGCGGTGGTGGATGAAAAAGCCGCTGCCGATTTGACGGTGCGGGTAGCCGATACAGGATGCCGCATCGTCGCGGGGGAAGAGGGGCTTTGTGAAGCGGCGAGTCTTTCCCATGTCCATACGGTGCTCAACGCTGTGGTGGGCATCGCCGGCCTGCGTCCCACATTGGAGGCATTGGAGGCGGGCATCGAACGTCTGGCACTGGCCAACAAAGAGACGTTGGTGGCCGGTGGAGCCCTTGTGATGGCCAAGGCAAAACAAAAGGGTATCGCCATTGCGCCGGTGGACAGCGAGCATTCTGCTATTTTCCAGTGCCTACAGGGAGCGCCCTCCAAGAAAGCGCTTCGCAAAGTCATCCTGACCGCATCGGGCGGTCCTTTCTTTGGAAAGACCAGGGAAGAGCTTACGAATATCACTCCTGCCCAGGCATTAAAGCATCCCAATTGGTCCATGGGGAATAAGGTGACCATCGATTCGGCTTCCCTGATGAACAAGGGTCTGGAGCTCATTGAGGCGGTATGGCTTTTCGATTTGGAACCCTCCCAGGTGGATATTATAGTCCATCGGGAGAGCATCATCCATTCCATGGTGGAGTACGACGATCATTCGGTCATTGCCCAGATGGGGGTTCCGGATATGCGTCTCCCCATCCAGTATGCCTTGACATGGCCGGAGCGTACGGCTTGCCCAGTGGAACCGCTTGATTTGATCGCCTGCGGGAAACTGACGTTTTATCGTCCGGATGAGGAGACGTTTATCTGTCTGCCCGCTTGTAGGGAGGCCATCGCGAGAGGAGGTCTGGCGCCTGCGGCGGCAAACGGCGCCAATGAACGTGCGGTATCCCTGTTTCTGGAGGGGAAAATCCCCTTTTTACGCATTGGAGAACTGGTGCATGCCGCCATGCTTCATCAGCAGTCGGCGGATCAAATTACATTGCAGAGCATCTTAGAGGCCGATAGGGCAGCGCGTCAGTTTGTGGATTCTCAAGTGAGGTGATTGTTATCAACATTGTTTTTACCATCGTTATAACGGTTCTTGTTTTTGGAGTGCTCATTTTCATTCACGAATTGGGCCATTTCCTGGTGGCCAAGGCAAACGGCATCAAGGTCAATGAATTTGCCATCGGCATGGGCCCGACCCTGTTAAAAAAGCAGGGGAAGGAGACGGTGTATGCCCTGAGAGCCTTTCCCATCGGCGGCTTTGTCAGCATGGAGGGAGAGGATGGAGAAAGTCAGGACGAGAGAGCTTTTAATCATAAACCGGTGTGGCGGCGGGTGCTGGTTACCATAGCGGGCGTGGTGATGAACCTGTTTTTGGGGCTTGTCCTGCTGTCCATCATCAACGCTTGCTTTTCCGGGAACGCTTTGGCGTCCACAACCGTTTCGGTCATCGAGGAAGGCGCCATGCCTGGACAGACCGGCCTTCAGGTAGGGGATCGGATCACCTCCATCAACGGCACGGCTGTGTTTGTGGATTACGATATTCAGTTCAATCTGCTGCGGGACAACGACGGCGTCGTAGACATCGGCGTGGAGCGGGACGGGCAGAAAATGACGTTAAACGGCGTCACCTTTGATACCGAAGTGGGCGAGGACGGGGTACGCCGCATCCAAGGCTTTGGATTTAAGGTAAAGCCCATTGAGAAAAATGTTTGGACGGTGGTGAAACATTCCGCCTTGCAGACCTTGTCGGTAGGACGTCTGGTCTGGCTCACCTTAGTGGATCTTGTGACCGGCAATGTGGGAATGGAACAGCTGTCCGGCCCTGTTGGAACGGCCAATGTCATCAGTGAAGCGGCCCATCAGGGCATGGAATCCTTCCTGATGTTGGTGGCCTTTATCAGCATTAATTTAGGCGTCTTTAACCTTCTCCCCATCCCGGGACTGGACGGTGGACGTCTGTTGTTCTTGATTATTGAGGGGATCCGCCGTAAACCCATTCCTATAAAGTACGAGGGTATTGTAAACTTTGTAGGATTGGCTCTTATGATGCTCTTGTTGGTGGCGGTGACCTTTAACGATATCGTGCGCATTATTCAGGGGGGCTAGTGAGTGATGCAAAGACGTGAAAGCAAACGGATTTTAGTAGGCAAGGTTCCTATGGGCGGGGATGCGCCGATATCGGTGCAATCGATGCTCAATTGTCCGGCCCACGATGTGGAGGCAAATGTAGAGCAGGCTAAGGAATTGGCAGGAGCGGGATGTGATATCATCCGAGTGGCGATTCCGGACTACAGGGCGGTGGCGCTCATCGACGCCATCAAAAGCGCAGTGGATGTGCCGGTGGTGGCCGATATCCACTACGATTATCGTCTTGCACTGGAATCGGTGGCGGCCGGGGTGGATAAAGTGCGCATTAATCCCGGCAACATCGGCGGTGAAGATAGGGTCAAAGCGGTGGCGACGGCCTGCAAAAATGCCGGTGTCCCCATCCGGGTAGGTGTCAACTCCGGATCCTTGGAAAAGGAGATCCTGGCCAAATACGGCGGGCCTACTCCCGAAGGCATGCGGGACAGCGCCCTTTATCACGTCTCCCTGCTGGAAAAATACGATTTTGACGACATTGTCATCTCCATTAAATCTTCCGACGTGCAGACCATGGTCAAGGCGTATGAATTGACGGCTGAAGCCTGCTGGTATCCCCTTCATCTAGGTGTCACCGAGGCGGGAACCGAACGCATGGGACTGATTAAATCTACGGCCGGCATTGGATCGCTGTTGCTTCACGGCATTGGAGACACCATCCGAGTTTCTCTGACGGCCTCTCCGGTCAAAGAGGTCTACGCCGGATTGGATGTACTCAAAGCGGTGGGACTGCGTAAGGACGGCGTTAACCTGGTATCCTGCCCCACCTGTGGACGCACCAAGGTGGATTTGATTGGATTGGCCCGTCAGGTGGAGGAACGCCTTAAAACCTGCGGGAAAAGCATCAAAGTAGCGGTGATGGGATGTGCGGTCAACGGGCCG
This genomic window contains:
- a CDS encoding L-threonylcarbamoyladenylate synthase, translating into MHKTEHLTIEKPDVQDSGIQRAAAILRDGGLVAIPTETVYGLAADALNPQAVGRIFEAKGRPSDNPLIVHIAHLEHITNVARTVPESADKLAKAFWPGPLTMVLPKASGIPDKTSGGLDTVGIRLPSHPVARAVIEAAGVPLAAPSANLSGSPSPTTASHVLADMEGRIEAVLDGGPCGVGVESTVLSLAGKRPLLLRPGGVTPEQIESVIGPIDIHPAVYHALEQGQKAESPGMKYKHYAPHTKVMVVKGDGQSFARYVNSQIGKVGALCFDEDLPHLHVPAVSYGHMGQPDTQAQGLFDALRRLDGLDADVVYARYPDVDGMGLAVYNRLMRAAAFEVIEL
- the coaE gene encoding dephospho-CoA kinase (Dephospho-CoA kinase (CoaE) performs the final step in coenzyme A biosynthesis.) produces the protein MNHVILGLTGPTGSGKSTIASMLRQRGFAVVDADQVAREVMEPGSPVLVRLQDVFGRDVLEKDGSLNRKKLAARAFASPQSTKILNDITHSAILEEMERHLASLQEEGERRILLDVPLLFESGSDKMCHMTAAVLAPKETRLARIIERDGLTRSEALHRMGIQPEDDFYRKRADILLTNQGDAKELEIQVDALCRQVERRLVD
- a CDS encoding lytic transglycosylase domain-containing protein, with the protein product MKGFFAWIGTLLVLAVSVTGLWWANVDFTKKAYPTPYADLVKQSAQQADLDEAFVYSVMRTESHFRPEIESYANAIGLMQLTPDTFDWVRYVLGSEEDLSAEDLKTPQVNVYYGCQLLRILLDEFEKPEVALAAYHAGRGNVNKWLQDPAYSSDGKTLETIPIEDTRNYVDKVMHTYNIYTHLYHWE
- a CDS encoding aminopeptidase — translated: MSEQTKTQAQLLQEKLALKRKNLGQELPDSTIGEADAYCEQYKCFLDNAKTEREAVDTIEQMAKDKGFVLYEQGKQYQPGDRVYYINRRKAVILAVMGKRSLAEGVRIAAAHIDSPRLDLKPQPLYEDGEMALFKTHYYGGIKKYQWTAMPLSLHGRVVLGDGTFVDVKLGEDEGDPVFCVTDLLPHLANEQMKRTLNEGIKGEELNILVGSRPFKDDKASELCKLNILRLLHEKYGMTEADFLSAELELVPTYKAKDVGFDRSLIGSYGQDDRVCAYTALTATLECKDPEHTAVTVLTDKEEIGSDGNTGLNSAYLQYFIQSLADAEGVPYYQVLSHSQCLSADVNAAFDPTWPDVMDPRNCARINYGVVVTKYTGARGKSGTSDASAEFVGQIRRLFDEKGVKWQIGELGKVDAGGGGTVAMFIAALNVDVVDVGVPVLSMHAPFEVVSKIDVYMAHNAFSAFFADGQ
- the rpsB gene encoding 30S ribosomal protein S2; this encodes MAVVSMKQLLEAGVHFGHQTRRWNPKMAPYIFTERNGIYIIDLQKTVRKLEEAYMFVRELAENGETILFVGTKKQAQESIRDEALRAGVHYVNARWLGGMLTNFRTIRQRIDRLTQLRRMEEDGTFDALPKKEVIKLNLEIERLEKFLGGIKEMKKLPGALFVVDPRKEKIAVAEAKKLGIPVVAIVDTNCDPDEIDYVIPGNDDAIRAVKLISATMANAYLEGKQGEQDAAEEAQSEEQAPAAE
- the tsf gene encoding translation elongation factor Ts, translated to MAFTAKDVAALREKTGCGMMDCKKALTASEGDMEKALEFLREKGLAAAAKKSGRIAAEGIVYATVDQSKKAGVVIEVNSETDFVGKNAEFQAFVAKLAETVIDQNPADVDALTAMKPAGSDETVEEMLREKILTIGENIKIRRFARQEGNVATYIHGGGRIGVMVNFEAQNVDTSDEKFAEMAKDVCMQIAALNAAYIDRDAVSPEVIEKEREILIAQIKNDEKNAKKPENIIKKMVDGRIGKFYENNCLVDQAFVKDSAMTVGQYIDKVAKELGGVIKVKEMVRFEKGEGLQKREDNFADEVASMMK
- the pyrH gene encoding UMP kinase; translated protein: MKPIYKRILLKLSGEALAGQQKMGLDYDVVLDICKAVKEIADMGVEVGIVVGGGNFWRGRSSGKMDRTRADHMGMLATAINALGLADALEQLGVDVRVQTAISMQQVAEPYIRNRAVRHLEKGRVVIFGCGTGNPFFSTDTAAALRAAEIDADVILKATNVDGVYDSDPRDNPDAQKFDTLTYLDVLNKELQVMDSTAASLCKDNSIPILVFNLDNPENIVSVVTGQNLGTIVKED
- the frr gene encoding ribosome recycling factor yields the protein MKEVFDKVKHKMDKTVQNFVGELAAQRVGRANPSVLDKISVDYYGAPTPINQMAAVSVVEARILMIQPWDVSSLRAIEKAIQTSDLGINPQNDGKVIRLTFPPMTEERRREVVKEVSKLAEDSKVAIRSIRRDAIEKLKALQKNAEITEDDLKHGEKKIQDLTDSFCKEIAELAEKKNKEIMEI
- a CDS encoding isoprenyl transferase; amino-acid sequence: MLFQKRKARPEEQGGLPRHIGIIMDGNGRWAKKRGLPRMAGHRAGAQVFRKIARYCNQIGIQCLTVYAFSTENWKRPKEEVDSIMELFRQYLREALEDFKDENIVTRFIGDRSVLAPDLIQLMAEAEEASANKTGMILNIAINYGGRQEIVYAARRLAQQCLEGKCSPDDITEQAIDEQMDTAGQPDPDLIIRPSGEMRTSNFLLWQSAYSEYLFDHILWPDFKTSHIDQAIEEYRRRNRRFGGV
- a CDS encoding phosphatidate cytidylyltransferase, encoding MKNRIMTGVLFAVLLVAVMFAHQTVVLNIVVAAVSLVAVYEGLRATGFEKNKPLTALCIVFCVVTAFLSDLAQFKGVNSVVFVFVVLFFLAAMYRHDEQPLERIGLAFVIALIVPLGLSCMVFMRGITGQNVPFYIMLTIIGSWVTDIGAYFTGTFFGKHKMAPKISPKKTVEGLFGGLVLCIACFALWGWLYQTLFLQDGGTVQFLPLMLLSIPASLVGVVGDLTFSLIKRACGVKDFSNLLPGHGGMLDRFDSTIFVAPFLYLAIQVVPIIT